A stretch of Chloracidobacterium validum DNA encodes these proteins:
- a CDS encoding ATP-binding protein — MWLLLVGVWGVGAIVPAQTRQPPPVSSPSNLTPLTNRSPLSIAQPAIRSYTDQEGLPQNSIQALTRDLQGRLWAATQDGAAYFDGRTWTPVALPRALGSNFVTALAVTSEGVWFATPNGICRYNPSTYPAQQWKVFSFGNERANTVTCLLAAPGTTGGGLWVGTRDGLLLFREDRWERPAFAASLEGIAIRCLMLAASPSGPAWLWVGTQEQGLWRHQLGANRWDHLSTVDGLPSNHITCLSDGESSNTIWVGTLQGLSRVQGARPQVTLIDAPDLAKITINAILETEAPDGSPMVWVGTNQGLYWQRANQWRRFVSPRDLPSDIVRSLFVSQPRSGGVWIGQGGGGGVTYLHHGGWWSVSTTSGLPSNMAWCAEVWSEPDGAQTLWAGTLAGLSRWQRGDWTTFDQRQGFQARNVRTLLTTTRGKQRTLWIGTAANGLWRLADSPAPRAAQVEAIPPDAHVHCLYQPRSLPEHLYVGLEQGLRSVRLDLPEGESLGLNEAVYSVAETPNPEGAPDGPWRLWAGLDHGVAYRVGQEWKRFEFGLSGRPMVNALHATTDAAGQVRLWCGLQGGGLVCLEPSDPPRIVDQLNTQTSPALPNNVVYHLLEDSRRRLWATTNRGVVCLALDAVAEQDRRALVMFTSEDGLPSNECNFGRFSCDAQGRVWVGTVRGLAALDTGYDAPVEPPGQLLLEMIAPDDWLGELGTGRPLPHTLRDLAFRYTLPVLRRSGEVEYQTQLIPYDQEPTAWTARGRRDCSNLAPGTYTLKVWARDAQGQVTKPATLTFTIQAAPWRQPWAYVLYVVAIFGFGYAVYDFRVRQIRRNQEARIAALRQLLDSTRVINSTLDVGEVLRKIASESASLIGGEPGGIGLVEDGVLVLRHIWNTQTRSWEHSELTFPLGEGIAGSVAATGQARIVNDVRNCPDIRYPELLERYHLEGILDVPIRNRDGVTIGVLDIRRPPGRVPFTEQDCELVEGLTHQAAVAIENAAINRQLREAAETAEKLYRREQEVVARLQELDVMKNNFLAVTSHEMRTPLTVIKGFIEALTFGTFDPLTDRQQSALMTCLKTTDRLARIVEDIFEVLKIQEGYIGLDCGPVMVEAVVRDILEEVSVFITKRHQRVTLTVSGDTRIEADAHKLSLSLFNVIQNAIKFTPDGGEIAVTVMGDEECVTVDVADTGIGIEAPDLPYVFERFYTGRDTSRHSSGRFEFNARGTGLGLTIAKSYIDAHGGLIEAASDGAGQGSRFTITLPRVLEATTRSSVTMAIAKVGR; from the coding sequence GGGCGGCGACTCAAGACGGCGCCGCCTATTTCGACGGGCGAACCTGGACCCCGGTCGCGCTTCCGCGAGCACTTGGCTCAAACTTCGTCACTGCCCTGGCCGTCACATCGGAAGGCGTGTGGTTTGCAACGCCAAATGGAATCTGTCGCTACAATCCATCCACCTACCCAGCCCAACAGTGGAAGGTTTTTTCATTCGGAAACGAACGGGCCAACACGGTGACTTGCCTGTTGGCCGCGCCGGGAACCACTGGTGGCGGATTGTGGGTTGGGACGCGCGACGGACTCCTGCTCTTCCGGGAAGACCGCTGGGAGCGCCCAGCCTTTGCGGCTTCATTGGAAGGCATCGCCATCCGGTGTCTGATGCTTGCCGCCAGCCCGTCTGGCCCGGCGTGGCTGTGGGTCGGGACTCAAGAGCAAGGTTTGTGGCGACATCAACTTGGAGCCAACCGATGGGACCATCTCAGCACAGTGGATGGGCTACCCTCGAATCACATTACCTGTCTGTCCGATGGCGAGTCCTCCAACACGATCTGGGTTGGCACGCTTCAGGGCCTCAGCCGGGTGCAGGGCGCGCGCCCACAGGTGACGCTGATTGATGCGCCTGATCTGGCCAAGATCACCATCAACGCGATACTTGAAACTGAAGCGCCGGATGGCTCGCCGATGGTCTGGGTCGGCACGAATCAGGGACTGTACTGGCAGCGCGCCAATCAGTGGCGGCGCTTTGTGTCCCCACGCGATTTGCCCAGCGACATCGTCCGGTCGCTGTTCGTGAGTCAACCGCGGAGTGGTGGTGTTTGGATTGGCCAGGGCGGCGGCGGTGGGGTGACTTACCTGCACCACGGTGGTTGGTGGTCGGTTTCCACAACATCTGGGTTGCCATCGAATATGGCGTGGTGCGCGGAAGTCTGGTCTGAGCCGGATGGCGCACAGACCCTCTGGGCGGGCACCCTGGCCGGCTTGTCCAGATGGCAGCGGGGGGACTGGACGACGTTTGACCAGCGCCAAGGCTTTCAGGCTCGGAATGTCCGAACCCTGCTGACGACAACCCGCGGCAAGCAGCGCACCCTCTGGATTGGAACTGCCGCCAATGGCCTCTGGCGATTGGCGGACAGCCCTGCGCCCCGCGCCGCGCAGGTCGAGGCTATTCCACCAGATGCGCATGTCCATTGCCTTTACCAGCCGCGTTCGTTGCCGGAGCATCTCTACGTCGGACTTGAGCAGGGCCTGAGGTCCGTACGGCTCGACCTGCCGGAAGGCGAGTCACTGGGGTTGAATGAAGCTGTGTACAGCGTGGCAGAAACGCCCAATCCCGAGGGCGCGCCCGATGGCCCTTGGCGGCTCTGGGCTGGACTGGACCACGGGGTTGCTTACCGTGTCGGACAGGAATGGAAACGTTTCGAGTTTGGGCTGAGTGGTCGCCCAATGGTCAACGCCTTGCATGCGACAACTGACGCCGCCGGCCAGGTGCGGCTCTGGTGCGGATTGCAGGGCGGCGGACTGGTCTGCCTTGAACCCAGCGATCCGCCCCGGATCGTTGATCAACTCAACACCCAAACCAGTCCGGCACTGCCCAACAATGTGGTGTATCACCTGCTGGAAGATAGCCGCCGCCGGCTGTGGGCTACCACAAATCGAGGTGTTGTTTGTCTTGCGCTGGATGCCGTCGCCGAGCAGGATCGCCGCGCCTTGGTGATGTTCACATCGGAAGATGGACTCCCCAGTAATGAGTGTAACTTCGGGCGCTTCAGTTGTGACGCGCAGGGACGAGTCTGGGTGGGAACCGTGCGCGGGTTGGCAGCGCTGGATACGGGCTACGACGCCCCGGTCGAACCACCTGGACAACTGCTGCTCGAAATGATCGCTCCCGATGATTGGCTTGGGGAGCTGGGAACCGGCCGTCCTTTGCCCCATACCCTGCGTGACCTTGCGTTTCGATACACCCTACCGGTTTTACGGCGCAGTGGTGAAGTGGAATACCAAACGCAACTCATTCCTTACGACCAGGAGCCGACGGCCTGGACGGCGCGTGGGCGACGCGACTGTTCCAACTTGGCGCCGGGAACCTACACGCTCAAGGTGTGGGCGCGGGACGCCCAGGGCCAAGTCACCAAACCCGCGACGCTGACCTTCACCATTCAGGCCGCTCCCTGGCGTCAGCCTTGGGCCTATGTCCTGTACGTAGTGGCAATTTTTGGCTTTGGATACGCCGTGTATGACTTCCGGGTGCGTCAAATTCGCCGCAATCAGGAAGCGCGCATTGCTGCCCTGCGGCAGTTGCTCGATAGCACGCGAGTCATCAACTCAACGCTCGATGTCGGTGAGGTGCTCCGGAAAATTGCTTCCGAGAGCGCGTCCCTCATTGGCGGGGAACCTGGGGGGATTGGCTTAGTTGAGGACGGCGTGCTGGTGCTGCGCCACATTTGGAACACGCAAACCCGAAGCTGGGAGCATAGCGAGTTGACCTTCCCCCTTGGCGAAGGCATTGCGGGGAGCGTCGCCGCAACTGGACAGGCGCGGATTGTCAATGACGTTCGGAACTGTCCAGACATTCGCTACCCGGAGTTGCTAGAGCGCTATCATCTGGAGGGTATTCTCGACGTACCCATCCGCAATCGGGATGGCGTGACCATTGGCGTGCTAGACATCCGGCGGCCGCCTGGGCGTGTGCCGTTCACCGAGCAGGATTGTGAGTTGGTGGAGGGCTTGACGCACCAGGCGGCCGTGGCCATCGAGAATGCCGCCATCAACCGCCAGCTCCGCGAAGCGGCTGAAACGGCTGAAAAGCTCTACCGGCGCGAGCAAGAGGTCGTCGCCCGGCTGCAGGAACTCGATGTGATGAAGAATAACTTTCTCGCGGTCACCTCGCATGAGATGCGGACGCCCCTGACCGTCATCAAGGGCTTCATCGAGGCGTTGACGTTTGGCACGTTTGACCCACTCACCGACCGGCAGCAGTCGGCGCTCATGACCTGCCTGAAAACCACCGACCGGCTTGCCAGGATCGTTGAAGACATCTTTGAAGTTCTCAAAATCCAGGAGGGCTACATTGGTCTTGACTGCGGGCCGGTGATGGTTGAAGCGGTTGTCCGTGACATCCTGGAGGAAGTGAGCGTCTTTATCACCAAGCGCCACCAGCGAGTCACCTTGACCGTCAGTGGTGATACGCGCATCGAAGCCGATGCCCACAAGCTCAGCCTGTCACTGTTCAACGTGATTCAAAATGCCATCAAGTTCACGCCGGATGGAGGTGAAATCGCCGTCACGGTGATGGGTGATGAAGAATGCGTCACCGTGGACGTTGCCGACACGGGCATTGGCATTGAAGCTCCTGACCTGCCTTACGTTTTCGAGCGATTTTACACCGGGCGTGACACCTCGCGGCATTCATCCGGGCGATTCGAGTTCAATGCACGCGGCACGGGGCTGGGACTCACCATTGCCAAAAGCTACATTGACGCGCACGGCGGTCTGATCGAGGCGGCCTCTGACGGCGCCGGGCAGGGAAGTCGCTTCACCATCACGCTGCCCCGTGTCCTGGAAGCCACCACGAGGTCGTCGGTCACGATGGCGATTGCGAAAGTTGGTCGCTAG